In the Peptoclostridium acidaminophilum DSM 3953 genome, one interval contains:
- a CDS encoding ABC transporter ATP-binding protein, translated as MVKLLKYIRPYWKSALLAPMLMLVEVVADLLQPRLLASIVDKGIASGDMDLILRTGAVMIGIAILGFLGGLGCIAASSHASLNFGTDLRSALYRKIQSFSFENIDSFQTATLITRLTNDVTQMQNVVMMSLRILVRAPLLAVGGLVMAIGINPGLALIMGVSIPVLIMALSAVIRKGFPLFAKLQQKLDNVNLVTRENLVGVRVVKAFVRGAFERARFANANEELVDVTVRALRLMVLTMPLMMLIMNLSIAAVLWFGGIQVRGGAIKVGEIMAFINYMTLILFSLLMVTFVLMMFSRAKASSLRISEVLETREDIAEIEGVSNEPVSEGDIVFENVSFRYEGASGDMVLKNISFEIKSGETVAILGSTGSGKSTLVSLIPRLYDVTEGSVTVDGRDVRSMRLAALRGGISFVLQESILFSGTVEENIRWGRRDASMDEVIEAAKAAQAHDFIMNFENGYDTVLGQRGVNISGGQKQRISIARALLKKAPILILDDSTSAIDMGTESRMQNALRAMLKDTTTIIIAQRVSSVIDADNIILLEDGAIAGQGTHAQLLSRSEIYQDICKSQLGGEACANGE; from the coding sequence ATGGTAAAGCTTTTAAAATATATAAGGCCCTACTGGAAATCAGCCTTGCTGGCGCCTATGCTCATGCTTGTCGAGGTTGTGGCAGACCTTTTGCAGCCAAGGCTGCTGGCAAGCATAGTAGACAAAGGTATAGCCTCAGGCGACATGGATTTGATACTCAGAACAGGTGCAGTCATGATAGGGATTGCCATTTTGGGATTTCTCGGAGGATTGGGCTGCATAGCGGCCTCAAGCCATGCGAGTCTGAACTTTGGAACCGACCTGCGCTCAGCGCTCTACAGGAAGATACAAAGCTTTTCATTTGAAAACATAGACAGCTTCCAGACAGCGACGCTCATAACGAGGCTTACAAACGATGTCACACAGATGCAGAACGTAGTAATGATGTCGCTGAGGATACTTGTCAGGGCACCTCTGCTTGCAGTAGGTGGCCTTGTAATGGCAATAGGCATAAATCCGGGACTCGCTCTCATAATGGGAGTGTCAATTCCAGTGCTTATAATGGCGCTGTCGGCCGTAATAAGAAAGGGCTTTCCGCTGTTTGCAAAGCTCCAACAGAAGCTGGACAATGTCAACCTCGTTACGAGAGAGAACCTGGTGGGAGTCAGGGTGGTAAAGGCCTTTGTAAGAGGGGCATTCGAGAGAGCTAGATTTGCAAATGCAAACGAGGAGCTCGTCGATGTGACAGTAAGGGCACTGAGGCTTATGGTGCTGACCATGCCTCTGATGATGCTAATAATGAACCTCAGCATAGCCGCTGTGCTGTGGTTTGGCGGAATACAGGTAAGGGGCGGAGCAATAAAGGTAGGGGAGATAATGGCTTTCATAAACTACATGACCCTTATACTGTTTTCACTGTTAATGGTAACCTTCGTCCTCATGATGTTTTCAAGGGCGAAGGCCTCGTCACTGAGAATAAGCGAAGTGCTCGAAACGAGGGAGGACATAGCTGAGATTGAAGGGGTGAGCAATGAACCGGTATCGGAAGGGGATATAGTTTTTGAAAACGTATCGTTCAGGTATGAAGGAGCCAGCGGCGACATGGTACTAAAGAATATATCCTTCGAAATAAAGTCCGGAGAGACGGTGGCAATACTCGGTTCGACAGGCTCAGGCAAGTCCACGCTTGTGAGCCTGATCCCAAGGCTTTATGACGTGACGGAGGGCAGCGTCACTGTGGACGGCAGAGACGTGCGCAGCATGCGGCTCGCAGCTCTGAGAGGAGGAATAAGCTTCGTACTCCAGGAATCGATATTATTTTCGGGCACCGTGGAGGAAAATATACGCTGGGGCAGGCGGGATGCCAGTATGGATGAGGTGATTGAGGCGGCAAAGGCTGCTCAGGCTCATGATTTCATAATGAATTTTGAAAACGGCTATGATACGGTGCTAGGGCAAAGAGGCGTCAACATATCAGGCGGCCAGAAGCAGCGCATATCCATTGCAAGAGCTCTCCTGAAAAAAGCGCCAATACTCATACTAGATGACAGCACAAGCGCCATCGACATGGGCACGGAATCAAGGATGCAAAACGCGCTAAGAGCCATGCTCAAGGACACCACCACCATAATAATAGCTCAACGAGTGAGCTCGGTTATCGACGCTGACAATATAATACTGCTCGAGGACGGGGCGATAGCGGGTCAGGGTACGCATGCTCAGCTTCTTTCAAGGAGCGAAATATATCAGGATATATGTAAATCTCAGCTTGGCGGGGAGGCGTGCGCAAATGGAGAATAG